From the genome of Streptomyces sp. NBC_01116, one region includes:
- a CDS encoding ATP-binding cassette domain-containing protein translates to MKKAITVAGLHKSFGRTHALAGLDLAVEAGEVHGFLGPNGAGKSTTIRILLGLLRADSGGAQLLGKDPWKDAVELHRRLAYVPGDVELWPGLTGGEAIDLLAKLRGGLDRRRRDELIERFDLDPVKKGRAYSKGNRQKVAIVAALASDAELLLLDEPTAGLDPLMEVVFQDVILQAKAAGKTVLLSSHILAQVEKLCDRVSIVRQGRTVQSGTLGEMRHLTRTTVEAETERPATGLDALPGVHDLKATDRRVNFAVDGAHLDAAIRRLGEFGIRSLTSHPPTLEELMLRHYGDELASNGRTGNGDPAPSGAPTPSDAAATSAPSTAPGGKDGVPR, encoded by the coding sequence ATGAAGAAGGCCATCACCGTCGCCGGACTCCACAAGTCGTTCGGTCGGACGCACGCCCTCGCGGGCCTGGACCTCGCCGTCGAAGCAGGTGAGGTCCACGGCTTCCTCGGACCCAACGGGGCCGGCAAGTCCACGACGATCCGCATCCTGCTGGGACTGCTGCGCGCAGACTCCGGCGGGGCCCAACTCCTCGGCAAGGACCCGTGGAAGGACGCGGTCGAGCTGCACCGGCGGCTCGCCTACGTCCCCGGGGACGTGGAGCTGTGGCCGGGCCTCACCGGAGGCGAGGCCATCGACCTGCTGGCGAAGCTGCGCGGCGGCCTCGACCGGCGGCGGCGCGACGAACTCATCGAACGGTTCGACCTCGATCCGGTCAAGAAGGGCCGCGCCTACTCCAAGGGCAACCGGCAGAAGGTCGCCATCGTCGCCGCTCTCGCCTCCGACGCCGAACTGCTCCTCCTCGACGAGCCGACGGCGGGCCTCGACCCCCTGATGGAGGTCGTCTTCCAGGACGTCATCCTTCAGGCGAAGGCGGCGGGGAAGACCGTGCTGCTCTCCAGCCACATCCTGGCCCAGGTCGAGAAGCTCTGCGACCGCGTCAGCATCGTCCGCCAGGGCCGCACCGTGCAGTCGGGCACGCTCGGCGAGATGCGCCACCTCACGCGTACGACCGTCGAGGCCGAGACCGAGCGCCCGGCCACCGGGCTCGACGCACTGCCCGGTGTGCACGACCTGAAGGCGACGGACCGGCGGGTGAACTTCGCCGTGGACGGGGCACACCTCGACGCCGCGATCCGCAGGCTCGGCGAGTTCGGCATCCGGAGCCTGACCAGCCACCCGCCGACGCTCGAAGAGCTGATGCTGCGCCATTACGGCGACGAGCTCGCGTCCAACGGCCGTACAGGGAACGGCGACCCCGCGCCCTCCGGCGCACCGACACCCTCCGATGCGGCCGCCACCTCCGCCCCCTCCACCGCCCCCGGCGGAAAGGACGGCGTTCCCCGATGA
- a CDS encoding GbsR/MarR family transcriptional regulator — MDERQKEGRVDGDDGAAVSRFVERFAAQLCQAGMARMPARVFAALLSSEEGALTSAELSEQLKISPAAVSGAVRYLAQVNMVSREREPGSRRERYRVQGDQWHDALLERDTFLKNWQATLREGVEQFGLDTPQGRRIDDTLEFFRFLEKELGSMMERWAAHRADRPGG; from the coding sequence ATGGACGAGCGGCAGAAAGAGGGCCGCGTGGACGGCGACGACGGGGCAGCCGTCTCCCGGTTCGTGGAGCGCTTCGCCGCCCAGCTGTGCCAGGCGGGCATGGCGCGCATGCCCGCCAGAGTCTTCGCCGCCCTGCTCTCGTCGGAGGAGGGCGCACTCACCTCCGCCGAGCTGAGCGAGCAGCTGAAGATCAGCCCGGCGGCCGTGTCGGGAGCCGTCCGCTATCTCGCCCAGGTCAACATGGTCAGCCGTGAGCGGGAGCCGGGGTCCCGGCGTGAGCGCTATCGCGTGCAGGGCGACCAGTGGCACGACGCGCTGCTGGAGCGGGACACCTTCCTGAAGAACTGGCAGGCCACGTTGCGGGAGGGCGTGGAGCAGTTCGGCCTCGACACCCCGCAGGGGCGCCGGATCGACGACACCCTGGAGTTCTTCCGGTTCCTGGAGAAGGAACTCGGCTCGATGATGGAGCGTTGGGCGGCGCACCGGGCCGATCGCCCGGGCGGCTGA
- a CDS encoding phosphotransferase, whose product MTSPPQRWARAERLDAARTLDALQARTGVRLTLDGLCPGGQVGTAYVRWPDHRRSVLKWRPHSRVADLEAGPLTVSRVLRHAGCPAPATELVAQVGHAVVLVQELLPGTKVDHLDHEVLVQALGLNRLQAGRLADHPDVPATELFLRQDGPGYCLHEPLRRHNRRSAALERRVAAIGADHPDRLAGDDAVHMDFHPGNLLAAGGSITGVVDWDGAARGDHRFDLVTLRFGIHDGGADPEAARHLDDVLDAVPEDVLRPAWAHMGLRMVDWAIRHFAPSDVEHWLDLAEQRVS is encoded by the coding sequence ATGACTTCTCCGCCACAACGCTGGGCGCGGGCCGAGCGCCTCGACGCCGCCAGGACGCTCGACGCCCTTCAGGCCCGGACCGGAGTCCGGCTGACCCTCGACGGCCTCTGCCCGGGCGGACAGGTCGGCACCGCCTATGTGCGCTGGCCGGACCATCGCCGGTCCGTGCTCAAGTGGCGGCCGCACAGCCGCGTGGCGGACCTGGAGGCAGGGCCGCTCACCGTCAGCCGGGTGCTACGGCACGCGGGCTGCCCGGCCCCGGCCACCGAACTGGTGGCGCAGGTCGGCCACGCGGTCGTCCTGGTCCAGGAGCTCCTGCCCGGCACGAAGGTCGACCACCTCGACCACGAGGTCCTGGTCCAGGCCCTCGGACTCAACCGCTTGCAGGCGGGCCGGCTCGCCGATCACCCCGACGTCCCCGCCACGGAGCTGTTCCTGCGCCAGGACGGCCCCGGATACTGCCTGCACGAGCCCCTGCGCCGGCACAACCGTCGCAGCGCCGCGCTGGAGCGCCGGGTCGCCGCGATCGGAGCGGACCATCCCGACCGACTGGCCGGCGACGATGCCGTGCACATGGACTTCCACCCCGGGAACCTCCTGGCGGCCGGCGGCTCGATCACCGGCGTCGTCGACTGGGACGGAGCCGCCCGCGGTGACCACCGGTTCGACCTGGTCACCCTGCGCTTCGGCATCCACGACGGGGGAGCGGACCCGGAGGCGGCACGACACCTCGACGACGTCCTCGACGCGGTCCCCGAGGACGTCCTGCGGCCCGCATGGGCCCACATGGGCCTCCGCATGGTCGACTGGGCCATCAGACACTTCGCCCCGTCCGACGTGGAGCACTGGCTCGACCTCGCAGAACAGCGCGTGAGCTGA
- a CDS encoding esterase/lipase family protein: protein MSETSEPNVGAFTLGGPLTAEPAGRIEVPDHEEWPLPNGFAWVFPGEGNNGNLVRPVILADGFNLGRSKLDVLYHGLENGSFPFISELRRRGRDVILLGFDERSASILDNAEAALAAILRTSAEQLGDARLVVGGFSMGGIVTRYALAKMERRRMDHRTALYFSYDSPHRGASIPVGVQAFSHFIPFPNDFARQMNSPAARQMLWQHYDKDTEKITVAPERTEFLDALERVGNWPQIPMKLAVANGRADGIGLPDVKPGEVALRIDRIYPGTTFYTQAQGDDVTAAYLNRRFPKAEQTVATNGFPELDGAPGGTLHTYKILSGAMEKLGGKIDLRHEDVCFVPTVSAVAIRDFEKQDDLYANVGDLDPQESELDDFLCSSTTTAHTGITEELCTWIMDRLPD from the coding sequence ATGTCAGAGACGTCCGAGCCCAACGTCGGTGCCTTCACCCTCGGCGGCCCGCTCACCGCTGAACCGGCCGGTCGCATCGAGGTGCCGGACCACGAGGAGTGGCCCCTGCCGAACGGCTTCGCGTGGGTCTTCCCCGGCGAGGGAAACAACGGCAACCTCGTCCGGCCCGTGATCCTGGCCGACGGCTTCAACCTCGGCCGGAGCAAGCTCGACGTGCTCTACCACGGGCTGGAGAACGGCAGCTTCCCGTTCATCAGCGAGCTGCGCCGGCGCGGCAGGGACGTGATCCTCCTCGGCTTCGACGAGCGCAGCGCGTCGATCCTGGACAACGCGGAGGCCGCGTTGGCCGCCATCCTGCGGACGTCCGCCGAGCAGCTGGGCGACGCCCGCCTGGTCGTCGGCGGCTTCAGCATGGGAGGCATCGTCACCCGCTACGCACTCGCCAAGATGGAGAGGCGGCGGATGGACCACCGGACCGCGCTGTACTTCTCCTACGACAGCCCGCACCGCGGCGCTTCCATCCCCGTCGGCGTGCAGGCGTTCTCCCACTTCATCCCCTTCCCGAACGACTTCGCGCGGCAGATGAACAGCCCGGCCGCGCGTCAGATGCTGTGGCAGCACTACGACAAGGACACCGAGAAGATCACGGTCGCCCCGGAGCGCACGGAGTTCCTCGACGCCCTGGAGCGGGTCGGCAACTGGCCGCAGATCCCGATGAAGCTCGCCGTGGCCAACGGCCGCGCCGACGGCATCGGTCTGCCGGACGTGAAGCCCGGTGAGGTCGCGCTGCGGATCGACCGGATCTACCCCGGCACCACCTTCTACACCCAGGCCCAGGGCGACGACGTGACGGCCGCGTACCTGAACCGCAGGTTCCCCAAGGCCGAGCAGACCGTCGCGACCAACGGCTTCCCCGAGCTGGACGGCGCGCCGGGCGGAACCCTGCACACGTACAAGATCCTCTCCGGGGCGATGGAGAAGCTCGGCGGCAAGATCGACCTGCGTCACGAGGACGTCTGTTTCGTCCCCACGGTCAGCGCGGTCGCGATCCGCGACTTCGAGAAGCAGGACGACCTGTACGCGAACGTCGGTGACCTGGACCCGCAGGAGAGCGAACTCGACGACTTCCTCTGCTCGTCCACGACCACCGCGCACACGGGGATCACCGAGGAGCTGTGCACCTGGATCATGGACCGGCTTCCCGACTGA
- a CDS encoding error-prone DNA polymerase, giving the protein MGELLRLPTAARPEEDWAELHAHSAFSFLQGASRPEDLVAEAARLGIGVLAVTDRDGLHAARRLHAAAREHGIGTVHGAELALGDPALGTPVVLARSVEGFRLLSSVITDAQLAGSKNAPVYDLDTVARAAAAGHWAVLPGCPPPGTDRCDVTAVAHRLARLTDVFGTGGTYAELVDHRIPEDSVAADAMWVAARRAGVPVVATGAVHYAAPRQARVAQALTALRRRETLDRAAGHLMAAPTAHLRPRAERAAFLSRYPGVADATVALGRACVIDLGELRPELPEFAVPAGHTQDSWLKDRAEAACAGRYGPRADPGAGAAWRQLDHELDLVAGLGLAGYFLIVHDIVRHAAEQGIWCQGRGSAASSVICYVLGITAVDPLRHGLLFERFLSLEKAGPPDIDLDLESGRREEVIQYVYTRYGRLHAAQVANMITYQPRLAVRDAARVLGYPEAQTREMTRHIHHTPPGPDAGLPGDVRDLAAQLHTLPRHLGVHSGGMVLTRQPIGEIMPVEWATAEGRSVLQGDKDDVAAAGLVKIDLLGLGMLSALHTACDLIHEYHGVRHDLTSIPQDDPDVYGMIARGDTIGVFQVESRAQISTLPQLRPTKFEDLAVAASIIRPGPIQAGSKHPLLRRRRGEETVTYPHPLAKAALEPTLGVALWQEQAMQLAIDCAGFSPGEADRLRKAMAAKHAPEKVAAMRDRLLTGMAGRGIPPAAAEKIVSMIEAFSDYGFPQSHAQSMAGLIYASAWIKHHHPAALIAAIMAHQPMGFYDTQTLIGDAERHGVTVRGPDVRTSRVHATLEPGPMPDPLSDPAPDPTPDSAPDPTPGPAPGSTSGPASGPTSGTLPPAIRRGLTSVTGLGEQAAEEIVALRAERPFADLDDFAARTRLPARLLEQLATAGALDGLGGGGHRRTALWSAGTAPGRSHQAPLPGLATPATAPELPSMTAAEETTADITVTGASATAHPVQHIRPRLDRLGTLTAAAARTLADRAPVRIGGLPKYLQRPPTAHGVAFGAIEDETGMVNLVFAPHVWDRCHRTLLDAPAVIVTGRVERSDGTVNVAVDRVEAVTVAAPVPRRHVGRR; this is encoded by the coding sequence ATGGGTGAGCTCCTGCGCCTCCCCACCGCCGCCCGCCCGGAAGAGGACTGGGCCGAACTGCACGCGCACAGCGCGTTCTCCTTCCTCCAGGGGGCGAGCCGGCCGGAGGACCTGGTCGCCGAGGCCGCCCGGCTCGGCATCGGAGTGCTGGCGGTGACGGACAGGGACGGCCTGCACGCCGCACGGCGGCTGCACGCCGCCGCCCGCGAACACGGGATCGGCACGGTCCACGGCGCCGAACTCGCCCTCGGCGACCCCGCCCTGGGAACGCCGGTGGTGCTCGCCCGCTCGGTGGAGGGGTTCCGGCTGCTGTCCTCGGTGATCACCGACGCGCAGCTCGCCGGTTCGAAGAACGCCCCGGTGTACGACCTGGACACGGTGGCCCGAGCGGCGGCCGCGGGGCACTGGGCCGTCCTGCCCGGCTGCCCGCCGCCGGGCACGGACCGGTGCGACGTCACCGCCGTCGCCCACCGGCTCGCCCGGCTCACCGACGTCTTCGGCACCGGCGGTACCTACGCCGAGCTCGTCGACCACCGGATCCCGGAGGACTCGGTCGCCGCCGACGCGATGTGGGTGGCCGCCCGCCGGGCCGGCGTCCCGGTGGTGGCCACCGGTGCCGTGCACTACGCCGCACCCCGTCAGGCCCGCGTGGCGCAGGCGCTCACCGCGCTGCGCCGCCGCGAGACCCTGGACCGGGCCGCCGGGCACCTGATGGCCGCCCCGACCGCCCACCTGCGCCCCCGGGCCGAGCGGGCGGCGTTCCTGTCGCGGTATCCGGGCGTCGCGGACGCCACCGTCGCCCTGGGGCGCGCCTGCGTCATCGACCTCGGCGAACTGCGCCCCGAGCTGCCGGAGTTCGCCGTGCCCGCCGGGCACACGCAGGACTCGTGGCTGAAGGACCGCGCGGAGGCCGCCTGCGCCGGCCGCTACGGCCCGCGCGCCGACCCGGGGGCGGGAGCGGCATGGCGGCAGCTCGACCACGAACTCGACCTCGTCGCCGGACTCGGACTCGCGGGCTACTTCCTGATCGTCCACGACATCGTCCGGCACGCCGCCGAACAGGGGATCTGGTGCCAGGGCCGGGGCTCGGCCGCCAGCAGCGTGATCTGCTACGTCCTCGGCATCACCGCCGTCGACCCGCTCCGGCACGGCCTGCTCTTCGAACGGTTCCTGTCCCTGGAGAAGGCCGGCCCGCCGGACATCGACCTGGACCTGGAGTCCGGGCGCCGCGAGGAGGTCATCCAGTACGTCTACACCCGCTACGGCCGCCTGCACGCCGCCCAGGTCGCCAACATGATCACCTATCAGCCGAGACTCGCGGTCCGCGACGCCGCCCGGGTCCTCGGCTACCCGGAAGCGCAGACCCGGGAGATGACCCGGCACATCCACCACACCCCGCCCGGCCCCGACGCCGGCCTGCCCGGCGACGTCCGCGACCTCGCCGCCCAACTCCACACCCTCCCGAGACACCTCGGGGTGCACTCGGGAGGCATGGTCCTCACCCGGCAGCCCATCGGCGAGATCATGCCCGTGGAGTGGGCGACCGCCGAGGGCCGAAGCGTCCTCCAGGGCGACAAGGACGACGTCGCCGCCGCCGGACTCGTCAAGATCGACCTGCTGGGCCTCGGCATGCTGTCCGCCCTCCACACCGCCTGCGACCTCATCCACGAGTACCACGGCGTCCGTCACGACCTCACATCCATCCCCCAGGACGACCCGGACGTCTACGGGATGATCGCCCGGGGGGACACCATCGGCGTCTTCCAGGTCGAGTCCCGTGCCCAGATCTCCACCCTTCCCCAGCTGCGGCCCACGAAGTTCGAGGACCTGGCCGTCGCCGCGTCGATCATCCGCCCCGGCCCCATCCAGGCCGGCAGCAAGCACCCGCTGCTCCGCCGGCGGCGCGGCGAGGAGACGGTGACGTACCCCCACCCCCTCGCGAAAGCCGCGCTGGAGCCGACCCTCGGCGTCGCCCTCTGGCAGGAACAGGCCATGCAACTCGCGATCGACTGCGCGGGGTTCAGCCCCGGTGAGGCCGACCGGCTCAGAAAGGCGATGGCGGCCAAACACGCCCCGGAGAAGGTCGCCGCGATGCGTGACCGCCTGCTGACCGGTATGGCCGGGCGAGGCATTCCCCCGGCCGCCGCCGAGAAGATCGTCTCGATGATCGAGGCCTTCTCCGACTACGGGTTCCCGCAGTCCCACGCCCAGTCGATGGCCGGACTCATCTACGCCAGCGCCTGGATCAAGCACCACCACCCCGCCGCGCTCATCGCGGCGATCATGGCGCACCAGCCGATGGGCTTCTACGACACCCAGACCCTCATCGGCGACGCGGAACGCCACGGCGTCACCGTCCGGGGACCCGACGTACGGACCTCCCGCGTCCACGCCACCCTCGAACCCGGCCCGATGCCCGATCCGCTGTCCGATCCGGCCCCCGACCCGACGCCCGACTCCGCACCCGACCCGACGCCCGGTCCGGCACCCGGCTCCACCTCCGGTCCGGCCTCCGGTCCGACGTCGGGGACGCTGCCCCCGGCGATCCGCCGCGGTCTGACCAGCGTCACCGGTCTCGGCGAACAGGCCGCCGAGGAGATCGTCGCCCTCCGCGCGGAGCGGCCGTTCGCCGACCTGGACGACTTCGCCGCCCGGACCCGGCTGCCGGCCAGGCTCCTGGAGCAGCTGGCCACCGCGGGCGCGCTCGACGGCCTGGGCGGGGGCGGGCACCGCCGTACCGCCCTGTGGAGCGCCGGCACCGCGCCGGGCCGCAGCCACCAGGCCCCGCTCCCCGGACTCGCCACGCCCGCGACCGCGCCCGAACTCCCCTCCATGACCGCCGCCGAGGAGACCACCGCCGACATCACCGTCACCGGCGCCAGCGCCACCGCCCACCCCGTCCAGCACATCCGCCCCCGCCTGGACCGCCTCGGCACGCTCACCGCGGCCGCCGCCCGTACGCTCGCCGACAGGGCCCCGGTCCGGATCGGCGGGCTGCCGAAGTACCTCCAACGTCCCCCGACCGCGCACGGCGTGGCCTTCGGCGCGATCGAGGACGAGACCGGCATGGTCAACCTCGTCTTCGCCCCGCACGTCTGGGACCGCTGCCACCGCACCCTCCTCGACGCCCCCGCCGTCATCGTCACCGGCCGGGTCGAGCGCTCCGACGGCACCGTCAACGTCGCCGTCGACCGGGTGGAGGCGGTCACCGTGGCCGCACCCGTTCCCCGACGCCACGTCGGGCGGCGATAG
- a CDS encoding DNA polymerase Y family protein — protein sequence MTGAADSVRVAVVWVPDFPVLACGAQDGGPVAVAHQGAVVACSASARAAGVRRHMRLRTAQARCPGLRVVERDLAAEVRLFEQVVHRVETDVVPRLEVIRPGLLAAPARGAARYWGGERQLSARLVGTVAELGLPARAGIADSTFVAALAARRGDGVVVAAGGDAAFLSPYPVGVLGVPRLTELLRQLGMRTVGDFARLPAGRVAERLGTAGIGAHRVARGEVVRPVSATTAVQDHTVRRLFEVAEEQLDAVVFVAVALADELHERLAAAGVVCGRVEAAVETADGRILTRIFRHEGRLSSRAVAERVRGVLAAWSETGLLDAGDGEPGIRRLSLRPDGIAPDTGSQGAFDGERDTPVEVERAAARVQAVLGHRAVTRIVEVGGRGPGDRIRLVPVGDVPDDGTGTAGGPWPGLLPAPHPAAVYPVRRPARLTGADGAPVGVAGRLELSAEPALLSVDGRRPAGVNGWAGPWPVLERWWARDGGRRVARMQVTTDDGHAWLLLVDRSRWWVEAHYG from the coding sequence ATGACCGGGGCGGCCGATTCCGTACGGGTGGCGGTGGTCTGGGTGCCCGATTTCCCGGTGCTGGCGTGCGGTGCGCAGGACGGTGGGCCGGTGGCGGTGGCGCACCAGGGCGCGGTGGTGGCCTGCTCCGCTTCCGCGCGGGCGGCCGGGGTCCGGCGGCACATGCGGCTGCGGACCGCGCAGGCCCGGTGCCCCGGGCTGCGGGTCGTCGAGCGGGACCTCGCCGCCGAGGTGAGGCTGTTCGAGCAGGTGGTGCACCGCGTGGAGACGGACGTGGTGCCGAGGCTGGAGGTGATCCGCCCCGGGCTGCTCGCGGCGCCGGCGCGCGGGGCCGCGCGCTACTGGGGCGGCGAGCGGCAGCTGTCCGCACGGCTGGTGGGCACCGTCGCCGAACTGGGGCTGCCCGCCCGTGCCGGGATCGCCGACAGCACGTTCGTGGCGGCGCTCGCGGCCCGCCGGGGCGACGGAGTGGTCGTCGCGGCGGGCGGGGACGCCGCGTTCCTGTCCCCGTATCCGGTGGGCGTGCTGGGCGTGCCCCGTCTGACCGAGCTTCTGCGGCAGCTCGGTATGCGTACCGTCGGGGACTTCGCGCGACTGCCGGCGGGCCGGGTCGCCGAGCGGCTCGGCACGGCGGGGATCGGCGCGCACCGCGTCGCCCGCGGAGAGGTGGTCCGGCCGGTGTCCGCGACGACCGCCGTCCAGGACCACACGGTGCGGCGGCTGTTCGAGGTGGCCGAGGAGCAGCTGGACGCGGTCGTGTTCGTGGCGGTCGCCCTCGCGGACGAGCTGCACGAGCGACTGGCGGCGGCGGGAGTGGTGTGCGGGCGGGTGGAGGCCGCGGTCGAGACGGCCGACGGCCGGATCCTGACGCGGATCTTCCGGCACGAGGGGCGGCTGTCCTCCCGGGCGGTCGCCGAGCGGGTGCGCGGCGTGCTGGCCGCCTGGTCCGAGACGGGCCTGCTGGACGCCGGCGACGGGGAGCCGGGAATCCGCCGCCTGTCCCTGCGCCCCGACGGGATCGCTCCGGACACCGGCTCGCAGGGCGCGTTCGACGGGGAGCGGGACACCCCGGTGGAGGTGGAGCGGGCCGCCGCCCGGGTGCAGGCGGTGCTCGGGCACCGCGCGGTCACGCGGATCGTCGAGGTCGGCGGCCGGGGACCGGGCGACCGGATCCGGCTGGTCCCGGTCGGCGACGTCCCCGACGACGGTACGGGTACCGCGGGCGGTCCGTGGCCGGGACTCCTGCCCGCCCCGCACCCGGCGGCGGTCTACCCGGTGCGGCGTCCGGCGCGGCTGACCGGGGCCGACGGCGCGCCGGTCGGTGTGGCCGGCCGGCTGGAGCTGTCGGCCGAGCCCGCGTTGCTCTCGGTCGACGGGCGGCGCCCGGCCGGGGTGAACGGATGGGCCGGGCCGTGGCCGGTGCTGGAGCGGTGGTGGGCGCGGGACGGCGGCCGACGGGTCGCCCGGATGCAGGTCACCACCGACGACGGGCACGCCTGGCTGCTGCTCGTCGACCGGAGCCGGTGGTGGGTGGAGGCCCACTATGGGTGA
- a CDS encoding phytanoyl-CoA dioxygenase family protein gives MRSSFSPAGTECGGNADSRARPRADTAEERKNFEERGYLILPALLPPPFLARLVPEVDRWMDEGLRDRSIACSTGPEAGARPPVLELELPAHGELLTYPPLMAVLADVMGGTFAHHHLHSQRQGVTDSGKPWHHDHEPNDLGDRSLPMVHALHYLGGLDEAVGSLAVLPGSHREDVPKDFRAALGTTALPGETVIDRLPRGSTVLINSAVFHARRPARSPVAGRNRYFVDASYCRTGARWQPVKPYWRYMLARARELGLDRGKWPELFDERHFTEFPGAVGR, from the coding sequence TTGCGATCATCCTTCAGCCCCGCCGGAACGGAATGCGGCGGAAATGCGGACTCCCGCGCCAGGCCCCGCGCCGACACCGCCGAAGAGCGGAAGAACTTCGAGGAACGCGGTTATCTGATCCTCCCCGCACTCCTGCCCCCTCCGTTCCTGGCACGTCTGGTGCCCGAGGTGGACCGGTGGATGGACGAGGGGCTGCGCGACCGTTCCATCGCCTGCAGTACCGGCCCGGAGGCGGGAGCCCGCCCGCCGGTACTGGAGCTGGAGCTCCCCGCCCACGGCGAACTGCTGACGTACCCGCCCCTGATGGCCGTCCTGGCCGATGTCATGGGCGGCACGTTCGCCCACCATCACCTGCACAGCCAGCGGCAGGGGGTCACGGACTCCGGCAAACCATGGCATCACGACCACGAGCCCAACGACCTCGGGGACAGATCGTTGCCGATGGTGCACGCGCTGCACTACCTGGGCGGTCTGGACGAGGCGGTGGGCAGCCTCGCCGTGCTGCCCGGATCGCACCGCGAGGACGTGCCCAAGGACTTCCGCGCCGCACTCGGCACGACCGCCCTGCCCGGGGAGACGGTGATCGACCGGCTGCCCCGCGGTTCGACGGTTCTGATCAACTCGGCGGTCTTCCACGCCCGCCGCCCCGCGCGGTCCCCCGTGGCCGGACGCAACCGGTACTTCGTCGACGCCTCCTACTGCCGCACCGGTGCGCGGTGGCAACCGGTGAAGCCGTACTGGCGATACATGCTCGCCCGGGCCAGGGAACTCGGCCTCGATCGCGGGAAATGGCCGGAACTGTTCGACGAACGGCATTTCACGGAGTTCCCGGGAGCGGTGGGCCGATGA
- a CDS encoding DUF6309 family protein → MNAVEAVAFSEVLRVYGRDHPADRPHRANTNEDGEDNLRRAHSLFGSWYRIELGRADILRVVLPWHTSEGGARELVPRTGLTVGGAADLIRADPAGYTEADPVCAAKLDLFSGAAFTAVYLSTRPVDHPDYSDVRVREGLIHLDGLHRMVGWEVAGRLGGGAPVTAYLAAESPPACPGTPVEGKPV, encoded by the coding sequence ATGAACGCTGTGGAAGCCGTCGCATTCTCCGAAGTTCTGCGTGTTTATGGGCGAGACCATCCGGCGGACCGCCCGCACCGGGCGAACACCAACGAGGACGGCGAGGACAATCTGCGCCGCGCGCATTCCCTGTTCGGTTCCTGGTATCGGATCGAGCTCGGCCGGGCCGATATTCTCCGCGTGGTTCTGCCCTGGCACACGAGCGAGGGCGGTGCGCGTGAACTGGTGCCGCGAACGGGTCTGACGGTCGGTGGCGCCGCGGACCTGATCCGTGCCGATCCGGCCGGATACACCGAGGCCGATCCGGTCTGCGCGGCGAAGCTCGACCTGTTCTCCGGTGCCGCGTTCACGGCGGTCTACCTCAGCACCCGCCCGGTGGATCACCCGGACTACTCCGACGTACGGGTCCGGGAGGGACTCATCCACCTCGACGGTCTGCACCGCATGGTCGGGTGGGAGGTCGCGGGCCGGCTGGGCGGTGGGGCCCCCGTGACGGCCTACCTGGCGGCCGAGAGCCCTCCCGCCTGCCCGGGGACCCCCGTCGAAGGGAAACCGGTATGA